A genomic window from Lycium barbarum isolate Lr01 chromosome 4, ASM1917538v2, whole genome shotgun sequence includes:
- the LOC132635618 gene encoding zinc finger CCCH domain-containing protein 18, translated as MADEEEKALEEQLEIQLEEQKDALNSLTEALSIDPSDPELLSVHEELVQSIKDAEEGLLHLKRARLLLELDASLHDAKEQPAEVEMEPLDPTEIEAEPLVDEEYAVGSKCRFRNNDGRWYNGLIVGLEGSHAAKVCFRTPTSENMLMCKFFLQQRCRFGSSCRLSHGINIPISSLKKYIPMKWDPSLAGSSIWARSDSKAGLWKKAELESWDEKLNLGHVVFRGDGSSAMLGAENIELSEHAEASDEEESYSGSEESDSSDYEDDSPEGLGFVESTALQRGVQTETTLFAKWENHTRGIASRMMANMGYREGMGLGASGQGMVDPIPVKVLKPKQSLDHAVKNQKAENEDKKGKKRSRGGQRKREKKFAAAARAAKAEEESRPDVFSLINTQLAVHEETMNNSAGNKQRSKTKGEEKKEDRRALVAYDDEIKELRIRAQKLEEMVQRNRNEKPVYEAAMRKLNETRKAIATAEAAHSSASNAVHSKEKEKRWLKF; from the exons ATGGCGGACGAGGAAGAGAAAGCGCTAGAAGAGCAGCTGGAAATTCAATTGGAAGAGCAAAAAGACGCTCTCAATTCTCTCACTGAAGCCCTATCCATTGATCCTTCCGATCCCGAACTCCTTTCG GTTCATGAAGAGCTTGTTCAGTCTATAAAAGATGCTGAGGAAGGTCTCCTTCACCTAAAACGTGCAAGGTTGTTGCTAGAGCTTGATGCTTCTTTACATGATGCCAAGGAGCAACCTGCTGAGGTTGAGATGGAGCCTCTTGATCCAACAGAGATTGAAGCAGAGCCACTAGTGGATGAAGAGTATGCTGTTGGATCAAAATGTAGATTCCGCAATAATGATGGAAGGTGGTATAATGGTCTAATTGTGGGGTTGGAGGGGTCTCATGCTGCAAAAGTTTGTTTTCGTACTCCAACATCTGAGAACATGCTG ATGTGCAAGTTCTTTCTACAGCAGCGATGTCGATTTGGTAGTAGTTGCCGCTTATCACATG GTATCAACATTCCAATATCCTCGTTAAAGAAGTATATCCCTATGAAATGGGATCCATCACTTGCGGGTTCCAGCATCTGGGCTCGCTCAGATAGCAAAGCTGGTCTTTGGAAAAAAGCTGAACTTGAGTCTTGGGACGAAAAGCTTAATTTGGGTCATGTTGTTTTCCGTGGTGATGGAAGTTCTGCTATGCTTGGAGCTGAAAATATTGAACTGTCTGAACATGCAGAGGCGAGTGATGAAGAAGAGAGTTACTCAGGTTCCGAAGAATCTGATTCTAGTGACTATGAAGATGATAGTCCAGAAGGGTTAGGATTTGTGGAAAGCACAGCCCTGCAGCGTGGTGTCCAGACAGAAACAACACTTTTTGCTAAGTGGGAGAATCACACACGTGGCATAGCTTCCAGGATGATGGCAAACATGGGTTACCGTGAAGGAATGGGTTTAGGCGCATCTGGACAGGGAATGGTGGATCCTATTCCTGTGAAAGTTCTTAAACCAAAACAATCTCTTGACCATGCTGTTAAAAACCAGAAAGCTGAGAATGAAGACAAAAAGGGTAAGAAAAGAAGCAGGGGTGGTCAGAGGAAACGTGAGAAGAAATTTGCAGCAGCAGCTCGGGCTGCAAAGGCAGAAGAGGAATCAAGACCAGATGTGTTTAGTCTTATCAATACTCAGCTTGCAGTGCATGAAGAAACCATGAACAATAGCGCAGGAAATAAGCAGCGAAGTAAGACAAAAGGGGAAGAGAAGAAAGAAGATAGGAGGGCTCTGGTTGCGTATGATGATGAGATAAAAGAGTTGAGGATACGAGCTCAGAAGCTGGAAGAAATGGTGCAGAGAAACAGGAACGAGAAGCCGGTTTATGAAGCTGCTATGAGGAAGCTAAATGAAACTCGTAAAGCTATAGCCACTGCTGAAGCTGCTCATTCATCTGCATCGAATGCAGTTCATAGCAAGGAAAAGGAAAAGAGATGGCTGAAATTTTAG